A part of Magnetospirillum sp. ME-1 genomic DNA contains:
- a CDS encoding sensor histidine kinase encodes MPSSEHKPVVLGSVQVKPVFSRRLIGSVVVFGISMALLVAIATTLGLWTGRQEAISGAEAVTRNLARSLTESVERSINSVDVTLASIAELASEHGMAGPRPDLRAAVVQRLTFIPYVRQILVVRVDGAVLFDSAGQADGRTLDVAGLLAEHARLPRPLVIGVPIDGRFIGGSGRASGLKSIPVSRAIRATDGSVLGLVVGALNPEFFVASFQGIEAESGAHTHLWRFDGLLLAGAGGVNDPHQAIGWDNPLFSRHLKDSEMGTFTGPGGDGITWINSYRTTLSWPLVVSVGISLDVALQSWRRSVETIAWPVATVTLIVLGLTAAMAIVLRNRGRDEARLRLSDMVLSNVSNGVTIADAGTKDLPLIYVNPAFERITGYSAQTALGRNARFLHEFDPAQEGLDDIRAALAEGEAASVVLRNQRADGTFFWNQLSLSPVRCADGAVTHWVGVQRDITQQEEARSALAKAYDDVAHYSEDLERFSFVLAHHLQEPARQMRLQAQVLLQRIEDFPESGAQQPAELIINAAKRLVEMLRDVQAYLAIERQPVTGGTASSESALAAAVNRFVDVEAVGSVEVVRGMLPRVGIPQKYLDDLFEILIENAVRFRHVERPLRLAVGAQSHVDGWLFRVEDNGIGIDSSYHERVFVALERLHSGTSYGGTGIGLAIARKIVEAAGGRIWVESDGISGTTFCFTLPMPPSGVV; translated from the coding sequence GTGCCTTCGTCCGAGCATAAGCCGGTCGTGCTGGGCAGCGTCCAGGTCAAGCCGGTGTTTTCGCGCCGGTTGATCGGTTCCGTCGTGGTGTTCGGTATCAGCATGGCGCTTCTGGTGGCCATCGCCACCACCCTGGGATTGTGGACCGGGCGCCAGGAGGCCATCAGCGGCGCCGAGGCGGTGACGCGCAATCTGGCCCGCAGCCTGACAGAATCGGTGGAACGCTCCATCAACTCGGTTGATGTGACCTTGGCGTCGATCGCCGAACTGGCTTCGGAACACGGGATGGCGGGGCCTCGTCCCGACTTGCGGGCGGCGGTGGTCCAGCGCCTGACCTTCATCCCCTATGTGCGCCAGATTCTGGTGGTGCGTGTGGATGGCGCGGTATTGTTCGATTCCGCGGGACAGGCCGATGGCCGCACCCTCGACGTTGCCGGGCTGCTGGCCGAACACGCCCGTCTGCCGCGCCCCCTGGTCATCGGGGTTCCCATCGACGGTCGCTTCATCGGTGGAAGCGGCCGGGCGTCGGGGCTGAAAAGCATACCGGTCAGCCGCGCCATCCGGGCGACGGATGGTTCTGTGCTGGGATTGGTGGTCGGCGCGCTCAATCCGGAATTCTTTGTCGCCAGTTTCCAGGGGATCGAGGCGGAATCCGGGGCTCATACCCATCTTTGGCGGTTCGACGGGCTGTTGCTGGCCGGTGCCGGGGGTGTCAACGACCCCCATCAGGCCATCGGCTGGGACAATCCGCTGTTTTCCCGCCACCTCAAGGATTCCGAGATGGGGACCTTCACCGGTCCCGGCGGAGACGGCATCACCTGGATCAACAGCTACCGCACCACCCTGTCCTGGCCGCTGGTGGTCAGCGTGGGCATTTCGCTCGATGTCGCCCTTCAGAGTTGGCGGCGCAGCGTCGAGACCATCGCCTGGCCGGTGGCCACCGTTACGCTGATCGTCCTGGGGCTGACGGCGGCCATGGCCATCGTGCTGCGCAACCGCGGCCGTGACGAGGCCCGGCTGCGGCTGTCGGACATGGTTCTGTCCAATGTGTCCAACGGCGTGACCATCGCCGATGCCGGCACTAAGGATTTGCCGCTCATCTACGTCAATCCCGCCTTCGAGCGGATCACCGGCTACTCCGCTCAGACCGCCCTGGGCCGGAACGCCCGCTTCCTGCATGAATTCGACCCCGCCCAGGAGGGGTTGGACGACATCCGCGCCGCCCTGGCCGAGGGCGAGGCGGCGTCTGTGGTCCTGCGCAACCAACGGGCGGACGGCACCTTCTTCTGGAATCAGCTGTCGCTGTCGCCGGTGCGGTGCGCCGATGGCGCGGTGACCCATTGGGTGGGCGTGCAGCGCGACATCACCCAGCAGGAGGAGGCCCGCTCCGCGCTGGCCAAGGCCTATGACGACGTGGCGCATTACAGCGAGGATCTGGAGCGGTTTTCCTTCGTCCTGGCCCACCACCTGCAGGAGCCGGCCCGCCAGATGCGGCTGCAGGCCCAGGTGCTGCTGCAAAGGATCGAGGACTTTCCCGAATCCGGTGCCCAGCAGCCGGCCGAACTGATCATCAACGCCGCCAAGCGGCTGGTGGAGATGCTGCGCGACGTCCAGGCCTACCTCGCCATCGAGCGTCAGCCGGTGACCGGCGGAACGGCATCGTCGGAATCCGCCCTGGCGGCGGCCGTCAACCGCTTCGTCGATGTGGAGGCGGTCGGCTCCGTCGAGGTGGTGCGCGGCATGCTGCCCCGGGTCGGCATACCCCAGAAATACCTCGACGATCTGTTCGAGATCCTGATCGAGAATGCGGTGCGCTTCCGTCATGTGGAGCGGCCGTTGCGCCTGGCGGTCGGCGCCCAGTCCCATGTGGATGGGTGGCTGTTCCGGGTCGAGGATAACGGCATCGGTATCGATTCCAGCTATCACGAGCGGGTGTTCGTGGCGCTGGAACGCCTGCATTCCGGGACGTCCTATGGCGGGACCGGCATCGGGCTGGCCATCGCCCGCAAGATCGTCGAGGCGGCGGGCGGGCGCATCTGGGTCGAATCCGACGGCATCAGCGGCACGACCTTCTGTTTCACCCTGCCCATGCCGCCCAGCGGCGTGGTCTGA
- a CDS encoding ABC transporter substrate-binding protein yields MHILIRLFAAFSLIAIGSQAFAAPAGGRLEKIRQGGEVRVCIWPDYYSISYRNTRTGKLEGIDIDMAEELAKDLEVRVRFVDSSFKTMIDDLLSDKCDISMHAVAITPPRQEKLVFTRPHLRSGIVAITTKTHPVIKEWGDMDRDGIVVAAATGTFMVDVMKAELKQARLLEVATPEAREQEVMSGRADLFVTDYPFSRKMLARHDWAKLLTPPKPLAPSPYAYAMAPGDAQWLETVDSFVARAKADGRLMAAAKANGLEAIVELK; encoded by the coding sequence ATGCATATCCTGATCCGTCTTTTCGCCGCCTTTTCCCTGATCGCCATCGGAAGCCAGGCCTTCGCGGCCCCGGCCGGCGGCAGGCTCGAGAAGATCCGCCAAGGCGGCGAGGTCCGGGTATGTATCTGGCCGGATTACTACTCCATTTCGTACCGCAACACCCGGACAGGCAAGCTGGAAGGCATCGACATCGACATGGCCGAGGAACTGGCCAAGGACCTGGAAGTGCGGGTTCGCTTCGTGGATTCCTCGTTCAAGACCATGATCGACGATCTGCTGTCGGACAAGTGCGACATTTCCATGCATGCGGTGGCCATCACGCCGCCGCGCCAGGAAAAGCTGGTTTTCACCCGCCCCCATCTGCGCAGCGGCATCGTCGCCATCACCACCAAGACCCATCCGGTGATCAAGGAATGGGGCGACATGGACCGCGACGGCATCGTGGTGGCGGCGGCCACCGGCACCTTCATGGTGGACGTCATGAAGGCCGAGTTGAAGCAGGCCCGCCTTCTCGAGGTGGCGACCCCCGAAGCCCGCGAGCAGGAAGTGATGAGCGGCCGCGCCGACCTGTTCGTCACCGATTATCCCTTCAGCCGCAAGATGCTGGCCCGCCACGACTGGGCCAAGCTGCTGACGCCCCCCAAGCCGCTGGCGCCCAGCCCCTATGCCTACGCCATGGCGCCGGGCGATGCGCAGTGGCTGGAAACCGTGGATTCCTTCGTCGCCCGCGCCAAGGCCGACGGCCGCCTGATGGCCGCCGCCAAGGCCAACGGCCTGGAAGCCATCGTCGAGCTCAAATAG
- a CDS encoding dihydrodipicolinate synthase family protein, protein MSNPDALCGVLAPILTPYDVELVPDAERFVQLAVHLMGQGLGLAPFGTTSEGNSLSVPEKAELLDALGAAGLEMGRMMPGTGCCALSDSVALTRYAVEAGCGGVLMLPPFYYKNPSQDGLFAAFSEVIQRVGDSRLRIYLYHFPQQSQIPITHALIERLLVAYPGIVAGIKDSSGDFANMESMCRAFPGFKVFAGTERLILAVMRAGGVGCISANANIHGPAMLDLWRRWRETEAEALQTRMDGFRAIMEGMPLIAALKALTARRTGDYGWRRLRPPLVALPPEAEIELVERLEKAGIAI, encoded by the coding sequence ATGAGCAATCCCGACGCGCTTTGCGGCGTTCTCGCCCCCATCCTGACCCCCTACGACGTGGAACTGGTGCCCGATGCCGAGCGCTTCGTCCAACTGGCCGTACACCTGATGGGGCAGGGCCTGGGACTGGCGCCGTTCGGTACCACCAGCGAGGGCAACTCGCTCAGTGTGCCGGAAAAGGCCGAACTTCTGGACGCTTTGGGCGCCGCCGGGCTGGAGATGGGGCGGATGATGCCGGGGACCGGCTGCTGCGCCCTGTCGGATTCGGTGGCGCTGACCCGCTATGCCGTCGAGGCCGGTTGCGGCGGGGTCCTGATGCTGCCGCCCTTTTACTACAAAAATCCCAGCCAGGACGGGCTGTTCGCCGCCTTCTCCGAGGTGATCCAGCGGGTGGGCGATTCCCGCCTCAGGATCTATCTCTACCATTTCCCCCAGCAGAGCCAGATCCCCATCACCCATGCCCTGATCGAGCGGCTGCTGGTCGCCTATCCCGGAATCGTGGCGGGCATCAAGGATTCGTCCGGCGATTTCGCCAACATGGAGAGCATGTGCCGGGCGTTTCCCGGCTTCAAGGTGTTCGCCGGAACCGAACGGCTGATCTTAGCCGTCATGCGGGCTGGCGGCGTGGGCTGTATCAGCGCCAACGCCAATATCCATGGTCCGGCCATGCTGGACCTGTGGCGCCGCTGGCGTGAGACGGAGGCCGAGGCGCTGCAGACCAGGATGGACGGATTCCGCGCCATCATGGAGGGAATGCCGCTGATCGCCGCGCTGAAGGCGCTGACTGCGCGGCGGACCGGCGATTACGGCTGGCGACGGTTGCGTCCGCCGCTGGTGGCCCTGCCGCCGGAAGCCGAGATCGAACTGGTCGAACGCCTGGAGAAGGCGGGGATCGCTATTTGA
- a CDS encoding glycerate kinase type-2 family protein, with protein MFEAAVEAARPSVCLPPVLPAPPTGRTLVIGAGKAAAAMARAVEDHWPGPLSGLVVTRYGHCVPTRRIEVAEAAHPVPDAAGETAAGRMIELLKGLGPDDLVLCLISGGGSALLARPAPGITLAEKQALTSALLRSGAAIGEINCVRKHLSAVKGGRLAALAAPARLVTLAISDVPGDDPSVIASGPTVADPTTLAEARAVLAKYGITPSPAIAARLNDSASETPKHLPGSEYRLIATPQRSLEAAALVAARAGYYPLLLGDCLEGEAREMAKVMAGMVKSIRAHQQPAPAPAVILSGGEATVTLRGQGKGGPNAEFALALALALKDCAGVDAIACDTDGIDGSEDNAGAVIAPDTLVRATALGITPESYLSNNDSYGFFKTLGDLVQIGPTLTNVNDFRAILVR; from the coding sequence ATGTTCGAAGCGGCGGTCGAAGCGGCCCGCCCCTCGGTCTGCCTGCCACCCGTCCTGCCCGCCCCACCCACCGGAAGAACCCTGGTGATCGGGGCCGGCAAGGCCGCCGCCGCCATGGCCCGCGCCGTCGAGGACCACTGGCCGGGACCGCTGTCGGGACTGGTGGTCACCCGCTACGGCCATTGCGTTCCCACAAGGCGCATTGAGGTGGCCGAGGCCGCCCATCCGGTCCCCGACGCGGCCGGTGAGACGGCGGCCGGGCGCATGATCGAGCTGCTGAAAGGCCTCGGCCCCGATGATCTGGTGCTGTGCCTGATCTCGGGCGGCGGTTCCGCCCTGCTGGCCCGCCCCGCCCCCGGCATCACCCTGGCGGAGAAGCAGGCCCTGACCTCGGCCCTGTTGCGCTCGGGCGCTGCCATCGGCGAGATCAATTGCGTGCGCAAGCACCTCTCGGCGGTCAAGGGCGGGCGCCTCGCCGCGCTGGCCGCGCCGGCCCGGCTGGTGACGCTGGCCATTTCCGACGTGCCCGGCGACGACCCCTCGGTGATCGCGTCGGGCCCCACCGTCGCCGACCCCACCACCCTGGCCGAGGCGCGCGCCGTGCTGGCCAAGTACGGCATCACCCCCTCGCCCGCCATTGCGGCGCGCCTGAACGATTCGGCGTCCGAGACGCCCAAGCACTTGCCGGGCAGTGAATACCGCCTGATCGCCACGCCGCAGCGCTCGCTGGAGGCCGCCGCCCTGGTGGCGGCGCGGGCCGGCTATTATCCGCTGCTGCTGGGCGATTGCCTGGAGGGCGAGGCTCGCGAAATGGCCAAGGTGATGGCCGGAATGGTCAAATCCATCCGCGCCCACCAGCAGCCGGCCCCCGCTCCGGCGGTGATCCTGTCGGGCGGCGAGGCGACCGTCACCCTGCGCGGCCAGGGTAAGGGCGGCCCCAACGCCGAATTCGCCCTGGCACTTGCCCTGGCGCTCAAGGATTGCGCCGGTGTGGACGCCATCGCCTGCGACACCGACGGCATCGACGGCTCCGAGGACAATGCCGGCGCCGTCATCGCGCCCGACACGCTGGTGCGGGCCACAGCCTTGGGGATCACCCCGGAATCGTATCTGAGCAACAACGATTCATACGGATTTTTCAAGACGTTGGGTGATCTTGTTCAGATCGGGCCGACGCTCACCAACGTCAATGATTTCCGGGCGATCCTGGTCCGATGA
- a CDS encoding AEC family transporter produces the protein MTLPFDTSLAMKLVPLYLLVGIGFALGRFGGVKGQDLGRLALFVLSPAVVFKGFVSADLKGALLILPFAVFGLCSGIALLTAPVAGRFWRDGRERMAAFTGGTGNTGFFGIPACLALAGPESLPYVVMVSFGATAYENSVGFYTVARAEASVGGAIVRVLKYPGLHACWIGAALNLSGTKVPVAAMQAVDLLSGGFVPVGMMIVGLGLAQIRSLRLDLGFTAFTFAVKFALWPALALAFIAVDRAWLHVFGRVGHQVLLIESLVPLAAVTVVHATLRNIHPDRAAIAVAASTLFALVWLPLVFSRFG, from the coding sequence ATGACCCTGCCCTTCGACACCTCCCTGGCCATGAAGCTGGTGCCCCTTTACCTGCTGGTGGGCATCGGCTTCGCGCTGGGCCGGTTCGGCGGGGTCAAGGGCCAGGACCTGGGCCGCCTCGCCTTGTTCGTGCTGTCGCCCGCCGTGGTGTTCAAGGGATTCGTCAGCGCCGACCTCAAGGGCGCGCTGCTCATTCTCCCCTTCGCGGTGTTCGGCCTGTGCTCGGGCATCGCGCTCCTGACCGCGCCGGTGGCGGGGCGTTTCTGGCGCGACGGACGCGAGCGCATGGCCGCCTTTACCGGCGGCACCGGCAATACCGGCTTCTTCGGCATCCCCGCCTGCCTCGCTTTGGCGGGCCCCGAATCCCTGCCCTACGTGGTGATGGTGTCGTTCGGGGCCACCGCCTACGAGAATTCGGTGGGCTTCTATACCGTCGCCCGGGCCGAGGCCTCGGTGGGAGGCGCCATCGTCCGGGTGCTGAAATATCCCGGCCTGCACGCCTGCTGGATCGGGGCCGCCCTCAACCTCAGCGGCACGAAGGTGCCGGTAGCGGCGATGCAGGCGGTGGACCTGCTGTCGGGCGGCTTCGTGCCGGTGGGCATGATGATCGTTGGGCTGGGGCTGGCCCAGATCCGAAGCCTGCGCCTGGACCTGGGCTTCACCGCCTTTACCTTCGCGGTCAAGTTCGCCCTCTGGCCGGCCCTGGCTCTGGCCTTCATCGCGGTGGACCGTGCCTGGCTGCACGTCTTCGGCCGGGTCGGGCACCAGGTGCTGCTGATCGAATCCCTGGTGCCGCTGGCCGCCGTCACCGTGGTGCACGCCACCCTTCGCAACATCCACCCCGACCGCGCCGCCATCGCCGTGGCGGCCAGCACCCTGTTCGCCCTGGTCTGGCTGCCGCTGGTGTTCAGCCGGTTCGGCTGA